From a region of the Microcoleus sp. AS-A8 genome:
- a CDS encoding hemolysin family protein codes for MSEMSIVSVRKVRLQQVANQGNVQARIALELANAPNQFLGTVQIGITLLAIVSGAFGESVIATRVGALVNLIPSLAVYSQAIASATAILIITYLTLVIGELMPKRLALNNPEKIASAVAIPMQMLSKITFPVVQLLSASTEMLMRLLNIRPSTEPLVTEEEVRVLIAQGTEAGTFEEAEQDMVERVFRLGDRRVSAVMTPRPEIVWLDLDDSAEMNRQAIIDSNHSRYLVCQGELDNVLGIIRVNDLLTDCLATKPLDLTKALQRPVYVPESTPGLKILELFKQSGTQMAIVVDEYGVIQGLVTLNDILEEIVGDIPSIDQVDEPQAVRRDDGSWLVDGMLSVDEFFELFHLEELPREQRGNYHTVGGFVVTHLGRIPSATDSFEWRGMRFEVMDMDGNRVDKLLVASTRNSKVDN; via the coding sequence ATGTCAGAGATGTCCATTGTCTCCGTCCGCAAGGTGCGGCTGCAACAGGTAGCCAATCAGGGAAACGTCCAAGCTCGTATTGCCTTGGAACTGGCGAATGCCCCGAATCAGTTTTTGGGTACTGTTCAGATTGGAATCACGCTCTTAGCGATTGTCTCTGGTGCTTTCGGTGAATCAGTGATTGCGACGAGAGTTGGGGCTTTGGTCAATTTGATTCCCTCGCTGGCTGTCTATAGTCAGGCGATCGCGTCAGCAACGGCGATTTTGATTATCACTTATCTAACGCTGGTGATTGGCGAACTGATGCCCAAGCGGTTGGCGTTAAACAATCCGGAAAAAATTGCCTCTGCTGTTGCCATCCCGATGCAGATGTTGTCTAAAATCACCTTTCCTGTGGTGCAGTTGTTGAGCGCTTCAACGGAGATGTTGATGCGGCTGTTGAACATCAGACCTTCTACAGAGCCACTGGTAACAGAAGAAGAGGTGAGAGTTTTGATCGCGCAAGGCACGGAGGCGGGAACGTTTGAGGAAGCGGAACAAGACATGGTGGAACGAGTGTTTCGCTTGGGTGATCGGCGAGTGAGCGCTGTGATGACACCGCGACCGGAAATTGTCTGGCTCGATCTTGACGATTCAGCAGAAATGAATCGGCAGGCGATTATTGATAGTAATCATTCTCGATATCTAGTTTGTCAGGGGGAACTAGACAATGTGCTTGGGATCATTCGAGTCAACGATTTGCTAACCGACTGTCTCGCAACTAAACCGCTTGACCTAACCAAAGCCTTGCAACGTCCGGTCTATGTGCCAGAAAGTACACCTGGATTGAAAATTTTAGAGTTGTTTAAGCAATCCGGTACTCAGATGGCTATCGTCGTTGATGAATATGGTGTGATTCAAGGATTGGTAACCCTCAACGATATTTTAGAAGAGATTGTTGGCGATATTCCCTCTATCGATCAGGTAGACGAACCCCAAGCTGTGCGGCGTGACGATGGGTCTTGGTTAGTGGATGGAATGTTATCGGTGGACGAGTTTTTTGAGTTATTTCATCTTGAAGAATTGCCGAGAGAACAACGCGGTAACTATCACACTGTGGGTGGCTTTGTTGTTACCCATTTAGGACGTATTCCCAGCGCTACTGATTCCTTTGAATGGCGGGGTATGCGCTTTGAAGTGATGGATATGGACGGCAATCGAGTGGATAAGTTACTCGTGGCAAGCACTAGAAATTCAAAAGTCGATAATTGA